The Bacteroides ovatus genomic interval TGGCACTAAATATTGGGATAACGACAAACCGCGTATTGATTGGAAAGGTATGGATGGGGAAGATGCGGCCAATGCCATTACATGTAATGTATTCCAAGGTTCCGGTTATCAAAACCAAAAATGGGGTACGGAACGTAAGGTGGCCGATACATTTGAAGGTTACGACTTCCCGATTATTCGTTATGCAGAAGTTTTATTGAATTATGCCGAAGCTATGTATGAGTTGGGAACCACCGGCAAAGCTTTGGATGATGCCTTGAATATCTCGTTGAATTTGGTTCGTCTTCGTGTAAACCCGGATATGCCTAAACTGACTACGTCTTTTGCTTCAGAAAACAGTTTGAATATGCGAGAAGAGATCCGTCGTGAACGTACCATCGAATTGTACAATGAAGGTTTCCGAGTTGATGATTTGAAACGTTGGAATACTGCTATTGTAGAGATGCCTAAACCTATTCTAGGAGTGAAATGGACAGGAACTGATTTTGCGACTTCATGGGCTGGCGCTTCTAATATGGCAAAAGATTCCGATGGCTGTTTGATCTTGGAAAATAGTCGGCGCTGGGGTAGTAAAAATGACCTGTATCCGCTTCCGGTAGATCAGTGTCAGTTGAATCCGAACTTGGGACAGAATCCGGGATGGCAATAATCAAGTCTGAATAACTTAAAGAATAAGAATCATGAAAAGAGATTATATAAAATATTTTGTTGGACTGGCGGCTTGTTCGTTTTTAGGTCTGACTTCATGTGATGATGATAAGGATTTAGGAGGAAAGATGGACGAAATGATTACAGTGTCCACCATTACTCTTAACGAAACTCAATATGATGCAGGGAATAAAACAATTTGTCTGCTGAAGAACAAAGAACTGCAACTCTCTTGGAGTATTGCACCTGAAAATGCAACCGATGCTAATGTGCAATGGACTTCGTCGGATGAATCTATTGTTGCTGTTACACGGGAAGGTAAGGTCGTGACTAAGGATAAAGCAGGAAAAGCTATTATTACATTAACGCCGGAAATCGGTTTCGGTCCGGAAGCTACGATCGTAACCAGAACTGTTGAGGTCTTGGAGGAATATACCTACATGTCATCTATTAATATAAAGAACGAACCAGTGGAAGAGATTGCAGCTGGGGATGAATATCAGTTGGAAGTTGTGTCAGAACCGTCAAATGTTACATTTAAACGATATAAGTGGGCAAGCAGTAATCCGGAGGTAGCTATCGTAGATGAAAAGACGGGATTGGTAACTGGAATCAGTAAAGGTAATGCAACTATTACGGTGACTGCTGATGATTTTAGTTCGACTCCTGTATTTGCAAGTTGCAACATAGGAGTTAAAATAGTGACTCCAATTACTGGAATGACATTTACTGAAGATAAAGAACTCAATCAATTAGGATACGGACAGGAATACCAGATCAAATATACATTGGATCCTGTAGATGCTACTGCATCTTTACTGACTTGGACAAGTGATAACCCTGATATGATTAGTGTAGATAAAACAGGAAAATTGAAAGTACATACTACTAAGGCCGCTTCTGCTGTGATAACAGCTTCTTATGGCCCTGTTGTACAAAATGTAACTGTCACAGTTGCCGATGGACGTTTCTGGTATTCATTAGGTAATGGTTTGGGTAATGGACTGGATAATAATTGGTATTTGGATGGCAACAATGCGTCTGTTGTTTCATCTGATGGAAATAAGACCACTGTTCAGATGGGCTCCGGATACCGTGGTGACTTATGGCTTGCAAGAAGTGGTAAAGGAAAAATTGTAAATGTAACTCCTGCTGATTATAGATATTTTGCCATTAAGGTAGGATTTAAATCTCAATTGGTTCCAGGAAAGAACAAACCCAATGGTTGTATTAAATTAGAGATCTTTGATGATGGTATTAAGAAAATCGGTCCTGAATATTTTGGAACAGGCGGAGATGCTAATAATAGATACGAGATTCTGGGTGCAAGTGAGATTTCGACTACGGAGCCAAATGTCTTGTATTACGACTTACAGTCAAAATATAAAACTGTGACTCCTACAGATTGGAATCAGGTCTTTGATTTGTCGCAATGTAAGTTTGTAATTGCTGATTTCCCGGAAACAGCTCAGACTTATGATCTTTACTGGATTCGTTCTTTCAAATCCATAGAGGAACTTCAAGCTTTTGTAGATAGTGAAAACAATACTAACGAATAACTACCATGAATAAGATGAAATTATATACAATAATAGGAGCAGGGCTTTTTGCCCTGACTTCTACCACGCTTTTAGCATGTAGCGAAATAGAAGACGGCTCTAATGATATGAGTAGTTGGCCGGAAGTGAAGGATTATGTTACGACTTTGGAGCATCCTTGTATGCTTCATACAGAAACGGATTTTGAGTTTGTAAAAGGAAAAGTGCAAGCCGGTGCGCAACCTTGGAAAAATGCGTTCGATCATTTAAGTCGTGGTGGGAATAGCTTGTCACAATCAAATTATAAGGCTTCTCCGGTGAAATTATTGGCGCGTCTCGATCAAAATAATTGGGCAGGCAAATATCCCAATGACTGGAATAACTACACGAAGTTGATGAAGGACGCTGCCGCAGCCTATCAATTGGCCCTTCGATGGAAATTGTCGGAGACTGACGGTGCACAGTATGCAGATGCTGCTGTTGCTATTTTGAATGACTGGGCTAAAACATGTACAGGATTTATCGTGAATGATAAAGGTGAATTTATAGATCCGAACGAGTTCTTGATTTTTATTCAGGTACATCAAATAGCAAATGCAGCGGAGATTATGCGTTCTTATTCAGGATGGCAGGAGGCTGATTTCGTTAAGTTTAAGGCATGGATTGCAGATGTCTTTTATCCTCATATCACAAAATTCCTGTCTACGCACAATGGAAATGAATGTGCGCTTCATTATTGGCTCAATTGGGATTTATCTGCGATGACAGCTTTACTTTCTATCGGTATTTTGGCGGATGATAACTTTAAAATCAATGAAGCTATCCAATATTTCAAATTCGGTATTGGTTCGGGAAATATAGGAAATGGCGTTCCTTTCATACATTTAGATCTGGATAGTAATGAAATGCTGGGACAATGTCAGGAATCAGGCCGTGATCAGGGACATGCTACCTTGTGTGTCAGTCTGCTGGGTGCTTTCTGTCAGATGGCAAAGAATGTAGGTGAAGACCTTTTCATCTTTGATGACGGACGTGCATTGGCTATGTGTGAATATGTAGCTAAATACAATATCGGTAGTGCTGAAACCGGTAGTTCAAGTGCCAGTTGGAAGATGACCGGTTTCAGATATACAGATAATGATCTGCCTTATACTACTTATACAAATTGTAGTGGAAGCTGGGATACCATTTCTGCACAGGAAAGAAGAGAGGGAAAGGATTCACGTGGTGAAGTGCGTCCTGCGTGGGAGCTGGTGAATCGTTTGGCGCAGGATTATGGTAAATCAAGCATCTATGCTAAGATGTGGGTTGATAAAATGCGTGAGAATGCGTCTCGTGGCAATTCTGATGGTGGAGCAGGTGACTATGGACCTAATAGCGGTGGTTATGACCAATTAGGTTTCGGAACCCTGATGTTTGCAAAAGAGTAAAGAAAAAGCTGTTGGTAATATAGCATGATTGTTTTACAATAATCTTGGATAAATAGAAAAAAGTTGGAAAGGGATTAGGTATTTACCTAATCCCTTTCGTATATATAAGTAAATAGGTCAGTAAATAGATTGTTTTGAAATCAGAGATGATAGGATTCAGTTTTAAAAGTGCTTGGTTTTTATATAAGGTAGAAAGAACCTGTTTTTAGGAATAACGAATCTAGTTTTGAATGAAATTGATTAGTAAGGTATATGCGTAAAAAGATTCTGTTTTTAGCAGGAATGATGGCTTGCAGTTCATTGGCAGGCGCACAAGAAATTTCTAAGACCTGGGTGGCTGATAAGGGGAATGGAACTTATCAGAACCCGGTTCTTCATGCTGACTATTCAGACCCGGATATCTGTGCGGCCGGAGATGATTTCTATATGACAGCATCCAGCTTTAATTGTATTCCCGGAATTCCTATTCTTCATTCCAATGATTTGGTTAATTGGTCGTTAGTAAACTATGCGTTATCGGTTCAGGAGCCGGAACCTTTCTTCGATAAGGCACAGCATGGTAAAGGCGTATGGGCACCGGCCATTCGTTTTCATAACGGAGAATTTTATATTTACTGGGGGGATCCGGATTATGGAATCTATATGATTAAAACCAAAGACCCGAAAGGAAAATGGAGCAAACCTGTATTGGTAAAAGCAGGGAAAGGAATGATTGACCCGACACCACTTTGGGATGAAGATGGAAAAGTTTATCTTGTACATGCATACGCTGGTAGCCGTAGCGGAGTGAATAGCATCGTAGTTATTTGCGAACTGAATGCTGAGGGAACAGAAGTAATTTCCGATCCGGTGATGGTATTTGATGGAAATGATGGAAAGAACCATACGGTAGAAGGACCGAAGCTTTACAAACGCAATGGATACTACTATATTTTTGCTCCGGCAGGTGGAGTAGCAACCGGTTGGCAATTAGTACTTCGTTCGAAGAACATTTACGGCCCCTACGAATCGAAGATCGTAAT includes:
- a CDS encoding alginate lyase family protein produces the protein MNKMKLYTIIGAGLFALTSTTLLACSEIEDGSNDMSSWPEVKDYVTTLEHPCMLHTETDFEFVKGKVQAGAQPWKNAFDHLSRGGNSLSQSNYKASPVKLLARLDQNNWAGKYPNDWNNYTKLMKDAAAAYQLALRWKLSETDGAQYADAAVAILNDWAKTCTGFIVNDKGEFIDPNEFLIFIQVHQIANAAEIMRSYSGWQEADFVKFKAWIADVFYPHITKFLSTHNGNECALHYWLNWDLSAMTALLSIGILADDNFKINEAIQYFKFGIGSGNIGNGVPFIHLDLDSNEMLGQCQESGRDQGHATLCVSLLGAFCQMAKNVGEDLFIFDDGRALAMCEYVAKYNIGSAETGSSSASWKMTGFRYTDNDLPYTTYTNCSGSWDTISAQERREGKDSRGEVRPAWELVNRLAQDYGKSSIYAKMWVDKMRENASRGNSDGGAGDYGPNSGGYDQLGFGTLMFAKE
- a CDS encoding Ig-like domain-containing protein, encoding MKRDYIKYFVGLAACSFLGLTSCDDDKDLGGKMDEMITVSTITLNETQYDAGNKTICLLKNKELQLSWSIAPENATDANVQWTSSDESIVAVTREGKVVTKDKAGKAIITLTPEIGFGPEATIVTRTVEVLEEYTYMSSINIKNEPVEEIAAGDEYQLEVVSEPSNVTFKRYKWASSNPEVAIVDEKTGLVTGISKGNATITVTADDFSSTPVFASCNIGVKIVTPITGMTFTEDKELNQLGYGQEYQIKYTLDPVDATASLLTWTSDNPDMISVDKTGKLKVHTTKAASAVITASYGPVVQNVTVTVADGRFWYSLGNGLGNGLDNNWYLDGNNASVVSSDGNKTTVQMGSGYRGDLWLARSGKGKIVNVTPADYRYFAIKVGFKSQLVPGKNKPNGCIKLEIFDDGIKKIGPEYFGTGGDANNRYEILGASEISTTEPNVLYYDLQSKYKTVTPTDWNQVFDLSQCKFVIADFPETAQTYDLYWIRSFKSIEELQAFVDSENNTNE